In Deltaproteobacteria bacterium PRO3, the genomic stretch CAACCGCCTGATCGGCCGCAAGCAGGCCATCGTCGACGACATCCCGGGCGTCACCCGCGACCGGCAGTACGGCGTCACGGACTGGGAGGGCCGCTACCTCACGGTCGTCGACACGGGCGGCTTCGTCCCTGAGGCGGCCCAGAACAGCCTGGAGAAGAACGTCAAGGAGCAGGCCCTGCTCGCCCTCGAGGAGGCCGACCTGGTCTGCTTCGTCGTCAACGGTCGCCAGGGCCTTACGCCCGCCGAAGAGTCGCTGGCCCGCATCCTGCGCAAACAGACCAAGCCCGTCATCCTGGCGGTGAACAAGATCGACTCCGCCGACCAAGAGCGCCTCGTCGCCGAGTTCTACAAGCTGGGCTTCCCCGACACCGTCGCCGTCTCGGCCGAGACCTCCCGCGGGATCAGCGACCTGCTCGACAAGGTCCTTCAGATCCTGCCGATCCCTGCCGGCAACGAGGAGACGAAGAGCGACCTCAAGCTCGCCATCCTGGGCCGTCCCAACGTCGGCAAGTCCACCTTGCTCAACGCGATGCTCGGCGAGGAGCGGGCGGTGGTCCACCATGAGGCCGGCACCACCCGCGACCCGCTCAACATCCGCCTGCAGCGCGGCGCCCGCCTCCTCGAGATCGTCGACACCGCCGGGATCCGGCGCAAGGCCCAGACCGAGGGCAAGCTGGAGAAGGTCTCGGTGATGAAGGCCCTGAAGACGGCCGAAAAGTCCAACTTGATCCTCTGCGTGGTCGACGCCAAGGAGGGCGTGACCGCGCAGGACGCGAAGGTGTTGGGTTACGCGGAGGAGCGGGGCAGGGGGGTGATTCTCGTGCTCAACAAGTGGGACCTGGTCCCCGCCGGCACCAAGATCAAGGATTACAAGAAGGCGGTGTTCCAAAAGTACAAGCGGCTCGACTACGTCCCGGTGATCGCGGTCTCGGCCAAGCACCGCCGCGGCATGAAGCCGCTCTTCGACCTCATCGACAAGGTGGCCGACAACTTCCAGCGCCGCGTCGGGACCGGCGCGCTCAACCGGGTCTTCCAGAAGGCTCTCGACCGGCAGCCGGTGCCGACCCAGTCCGGGCAGAACGTCCAGATTTACTACGCGACCCAATCCGGCTACTCGCCGCCGACTTTCGTCCTGTTCTGCAACCGCCCCAAACTTGTGAAAGAATCCTATTTGCGCTACCTTGAGCGGGTCTTTCGCGAGAACTTCGACTTCGAAGGGGCCCCGATCCGATGGCTATTGCGCAAAAAATGATCGGCCTGCCGCGCCTGGCGCGGCACACCTACCGCGTGTTCCGCCTGGCGGTGCACGAGTTCCGCGTCGACGACGGCTTCAACCTCTCCGCGGGCCTGGCCTTCTTCACCATCCTCTGCGCGACGCCGCTCATCCTCATCGTCATCTCGGTCTTGGGCCACGTGATCGGCCAGTCCGAGGCCCTGTTTCAGCAGATCAGCGCCTGGGTCGAGTCGACCATCCCCTCGG encodes the following:
- a CDS encoding ribosome biogenesis GTPase Der — protein: MELPKIAIVGVPNVGKSTLFNRLIGRKQAIVDDIPGVTRDRQYGVTDWEGRYLTVVDTGGFVPEAAQNSLEKNVKEQALLALEEADLVCFVVNGRQGLTPAEESLARILRKQTKPVILAVNKIDSADQERLVAEFYKLGFPDTVAVSAETSRGISDLLDKVLQILPIPAGNEETKSDLKLAILGRPNVGKSTLLNAMLGEERAVVHHEAGTTRDPLNIRLQRGARLLEIVDTAGIRRKAQTEGKLEKVSVMKALKTAEKSNLILCVVDAKEGVTAQDAKVLGYAEERGRGVILVLNKWDLVPAGTKIKDYKKAVFQKYKRLDYVPVIAVSAKHRRGMKPLFDLIDKVADNFQRRVGTGALNRVFQKALDRQPVPTQSGQNVQIYYATQSGYSPPTFVLFCNRPKLVKESYLRYLERVFRENFDFEGAPIRWLLRKK